A section of the Candidatus Thermoplasmatota archaeon genome encodes:
- a CDS encoding alanine/ornithine racemase family PLP-dependent enzyme, producing MAENFLPRIEIDLSKIRRNAEVIAEICHSSGINIAGVTKGVCGDQWIAQAMLQGGVSQLADSRISNIRRMKEAGLNTEFMLLRIPRPSRVWEVVKFADISLNSEIETLRLLGKAARMQDSEHRVILMVDLGDRREGIPGKKLYRLVEETLEIRDIRLAGIGTNLACFGGVIPTWDKMKELAAIAQQVEKEFNITLPLVSGGNSANICTLMEEGHPEKINHLRIGEGILLGLETVNRRPIPGTFQDAFRIWAEVIELQPKPSVPSGKVSQDAFGQIPKFEDKGIIAHGLVALGRQDVVPNMLIPENGRIVIMGASSDHLIVDFTQDNSVKVGDAISFLPGYSSLLQAMTSPYVEKVYL from the coding sequence GTGGCAGAAAATTTTCTACCTCGCATAGAGATCGATTTATCCAAAATTCGGAGAAATGCGGAGGTTATAGCAGAGATATGCCACTCATCAGGGATTAATATAGCAGGAGTGACAAAAGGGGTATGCGGTGACCAATGGATAGCTCAAGCCATGCTCCAAGGGGGGGTTAGTCAACTGGCTGATTCCCGCATTTCCAACATAAGGCGTATGAAAGAGGCAGGATTGAATACCGAATTTATGCTGCTTCGCATACCACGTCCCAGCAGGGTCTGGGAAGTGGTAAAATTTGCAGACATCAGTCTTAATAGTGAGATTGAAACCTTGAGATTGCTGGGAAAAGCAGCCAGAATGCAAGATAGTGAGCACAGAGTAATACTTATGGTAGATTTGGGAGACAGAAGAGAAGGCATACCGGGAAAAAAGCTGTACAGGCTGGTGGAAGAGACTTTGGAGATAAGGGATATACGGCTGGCGGGTATAGGTACCAATCTGGCCTGTTTTGGAGGGGTAATACCAACTTGGGATAAAATGAAAGAATTGGCCGCAATAGCACAACAGGTGGAAAAGGAATTCAATATCACCCTGCCCCTCGTTTCTGGGGGCAACAGCGCCAATATTTGTACCCTCATGGAGGAAGGTCATCCGGAAAAAATAAACCATCTTCGTATCGGAGAGGGCATTCTCCTAGGTCTGGAAACGGTCAATAGAAGACCTATCCCCGGCACCTTTCAGGATGCATTTAGAATATGGGCTGAAGTGATAGAGCTCCAACCTAAACCTTCTGTCCCCTCTGGTAAAGTCAGCCAAGATGCTTTCGGCCAGATTCCCAAGTTTGAAGATAAAGGCATCATTGCTCATGGCTTGGTAGCTTTGGGTCGTCAGGATGTGGTACCCAACATGCTCATCCCTGAAAACGGTAGAATAGTAATTATGGGAGCCAGTAGCGACCATCTCATAGTTGATTTTACCCAAGATAACAGTGTGAAAGTAGGGGATGCTATCAGTTTCCTTCCCGGCTACAGCTCCCTTCTGCAAGCCATGACCTCCCCCTATGTAGAGAAAGTATATCTGTGA
- a CDS encoding pyridoxal-phosphate dependent enzyme, with product MQYIKKRVGGTPLVRAHNLEKEFGLSKIYLKLEGNNPSGHREDRLAYLIIRDALSKGCTTLCMGIYGTVGGSLAFLSQYFDVQLNFYVPEKHRILRKEFLSAPYIKIIRYGKTYGDCVTKSREDAEKYGWYNANPGLQNNILDMYAFSYIAKEVYQQLNKEIDTIFCQTGNGSSISGLHLGFKQLWVNENIETIPRLMAVSTNNGNAIIESFKQGSDKILMLDMKKIKSKATKYNRNLIFAQCYNGQDALNSIYASNGKAIGITDDELIECVNLFKKLEKIRSKASNLFPVAALIKEIEQGSISEGVHVVILNDGKLDTDIRVLRKKDLSVSYEVFLEKLDEWLIQFSDPLDEIGEAVENAFNYGYVLGAYYRGYLAGIAIVSKTRFKTFFPKYHLSYIATKKNIKGRGIATQLLQKVIELTKGDLSLHVETDNKRAIQLYEKMGFRKKYYRMLYEGEVI from the coding sequence ATGCAGTATATTAAGAAACGTGTAGGGGGAACACCACTTGTTAGGGCGCATAATTTAGAAAAGGAGTTCGGCCTTTCAAAGATATATCTAAAATTAGAAGGAAATAATCCTTCTGGCCACAGAGAAGACCGGTTGGCCTATCTTATCATCAGAGATGCGTTATCAAAGGGTTGCACAACCCTATGCATGGGTATATATGGTACAGTGGGTGGATCCCTTGCCTTTCTTTCCCAATATTTTGACGTACAGTTGAATTTCTATGTACCGGAAAAACACCGCATTTTGAGAAAAGAATTTCTCTCAGCCCCATATATTAAAATAATACGATATGGAAAAACCTATGGAGATTGCGTTACCAAAAGCAGAGAAGATGCAGAAAAATACGGCTGGTACAATGCCAATCCCGGCCTCCAGAATAACATTCTGGACATGTATGCCTTTTCGTACATTGCAAAAGAAGTTTACCAGCAGTTAAACAAAGAAATAGACACTATTTTTTGCCAAACTGGCAACGGGTCATCGATATCCGGGCTTCATTTGGGTTTTAAGCAACTGTGGGTGAATGAAAATATCGAGACCATTCCTCGGCTCATGGCCGTGAGTACCAACAATGGAAATGCCATCATCGAATCATTCAAACAAGGGAGCGATAAAATCTTAATGCTCGATATGAAGAAAATTAAAAGCAAGGCAACCAAATACAACAGAAATCTGATATTTGCCCAGTGCTATAACGGACAGGATGCACTCAACAGTATCTATGCATCAAATGGCAAAGCTATTGGTATTACGGATGACGAATTAATAGAATGTGTAAACCTCTTTAAAAAATTGGAAAAAATACGATCTAAAGCATCAAATTTGTTCCCTGTTGCTGCCCTGATAAAAGAGATTGAGCAAGGGTCTATTTCTGAAGGCGTGCATGTGGTCATTCTCAATGACGGTAAATTAGACACTGATATACGGGTTCTTAGAAAAAAGGATTTATCAGTGTCTTACGAGGTTTTTTTAGAGAAATTGGACGAATGGCTAATTCAATTTTCTGACCCCTTAGATGAGATTGGGGAGGCGGTGGAGAACGCCTTTAATTACGGATATGTGCTTGGTGCCTACTATCGGGGGTATCTGGCTGGCATTGCTATAGTCAGCAAGACAAGATTCAAAACATTCTTCCCAAAATACCATCTGTCTTATATTGCTACCAAGAAAAATATTAAGGGGAGAGGAATTGCCACCCAGCTGTTACAGAAAGTGATAGAACTGACCAAGGGAGATCTATCATTGCATGTGGAAACCGACAACAAAAGAGCCATCCAGCTATATGAAAAAATGGGATTTAGGAAAAAGTACTACCGAATGTTGTATGAAGGAGAGGTTATCTAA
- a CDS encoding ArsR family transcriptional regulator, whose translation MAQAKLINDITDLVWLMRAFDSNVKREIFEEVCKDWKRMEEIGDKYGKEGEYALKFFEKVKLVEARWGMEEGKAKKEYHAFYSSFHIKVISSVDMLQDVFSIALMDEDTFKDIEDKIYDFIGEGELGREVERHFSITSIQMKCIVKRSARLDYRGMRIIRRML comes from the coding sequence ATGGCGCAGGCAAAGTTGATTAACGACATTACTGATTTGGTGTGGCTTATGAGGGCCTTTGATTCAAATGTAAAAAGAGAAATTTTTGAAGAGGTATGCAAAGACTGGAAACGCATGGAAGAAATAGGGGACAAATACGGAAAGGAAGGGGAATACGCCTTAAAATTTTTTGAGAAGGTGAAACTGGTGGAAGCAAGGTGGGGAATGGAGGAAGGCAAAGCAAAAAAAGAATACCATGCTTTTTATTCCTCATTCCACATAAAGGTGATATCGTCCGTAGATATGCTCCAGGATGTATTTTCTATAGCACTTATGGACGAAGACACGTTCAAGGATATTGAAGATAAAATATACGATTTTATTGGAGAGGGAGAGCTTGGGAGGGAAGTGGAAAGACATTTTTCCATTACCTCCATACAGATGAAATGCATAGTGAAGAGATCTGCAAGGCTTGACTACAGGGGAATGAGGATAATAAGACGAATGCTTTGA